The Euphorbia lathyris chromosome 3, ddEupLath1.1, whole genome shotgun sequence genome contains a region encoding:
- the LOC136223792 gene encoding fasciclin-like arabinogalactan protein 12, with the protein MKMNQQWLCSISLVIILLYCTNIAAQSPASAPAAQGPAASSPPAPPAITQTPAASPAQPSSIPPPTNVTKILEKSGHFSIFIRLLRSTQEENHFLTVLNNSNNGLTILAPSDGAFSGLKSGTLNSLTDEQKSELVKFHVIPSFLSISQFQTVTNPVGTEAGNGGRVALNFTTSPTSVSISTGLTNTSISGTVYTDNQLAIYRVDKVLLPADIFSSDKAPAPAPKAAAAAAAKGPAAEKIPTTKSSPSTDTPVVSTTTASTSAAAVSLVKSNVVITTGVAIIAAAFRL; encoded by the coding sequence ATGAAGATGAACCAACAATGGCTTTGCTCTATTTCCCTTGTAATCATCCTCCTCTACTGCACAAACATTGCAGCCCAGTCACCTGCTTCTGCTCCAGCTGCTCAGGGACCAGCAGCTTCATCCCCACCTGCTCCCCCGGCAATAACACAGACACCTGCAGCCTCTCCTGCACAGCCATCTTCAATTCCTCCGCCCACAAACGTCACTAAAATCCTCGAAAAATCAGGGCATTTTTCGATATTCATCCGCCTCTTAAGATCAACGCAAGAAGAAAACCACTTCCTTACTGTCCTTAACAACTCAAACAATGGCCTAACTATCCTTGCACCATCAGATGGTGCTTTCTCCGGTCTCAAATCAGGCACTCTTAACTCTTTAACCGATGAGCAGAAATCGGAGCTGGTGAAATTCCATGTCATTCCTTCCTTTCTGTCGATTTCACAGTTCCAAACCGTGACTAATCCCGTCGGAACTGAGGCGGGAAATGGCGGAAGAGTTGCTCTGAATTTCACCACTTCTCCTACTTCAGTGAGCATTAGTACTGGATTGACTAATACTAGCATTTCTGGCACTGTTTATACTGACAATCAGCTTGCTATTTATCGGGTGGATAAGGTTCTGCTTCCTGCGGACATTTTTAGTAGTGATAAAGCTCCGGCTCCGGCACCaaaagcagcagcagcagcagcagcaaaaGGACCAGCAGCAGAGAAAATTCCCACGACTAAGAGTTCTCCTTCTACGGACACTCCTGTTGTTTCTACCACCACTGCTTCTACTTCTGCCGCGGCTGTAAGTTTAGTAAAGAGTAATGTGGTCATCACCACCGGAGTTGCTATCATTGCAGCTGCTTTCCGGTTGTGA
- the LOC136223746 gene encoding fasciclin-like arabinogalactan protein 12 encodes MNHKIFFSISLIFILFHSTNTLAQSPAAAPVQSPPAPPPAQPPSAVVAATPGPTDVVKILEKAGHFTVLVRLLKATHEDSELLSELNNTNNGVTIFAPNDNAFSGLKAGTLNTLRDEQKVELMKFHVIPGFLSASQFQTVTNPVRTQAGSGDRVSLNVTTVGNFINITTGLTNASIVGTVYTDNQLAIYQVDKVLLPVDVFTPKPPAPAPAPGPAQEKPAKDKSTPSVDSPAASKDVSGAVSVNKNWVFVVVVLVAGIF; translated from the coding sequence ATGAATCACAAAATATTCTTCTCAATTTCACTCATTTTCATACTCTTTCACTCCACCAACACATTAGCTCAATCACCCGCCGCCGCTCCCGTACAGTCACCACCAGCTCCTCCTCCAGCACAACCACCGTCCGCGGTGGTAGCTGCAACACCTGGCCCTACAGATGTCGTCAAAATCCTCGAAAAAGCCGGTCATTTCACCGTCTTAGTCCGCCTACTTAAGGCGACACACGAGGATTCCGAACTACTTTCTGAGCTGAACAACACGAATAACGGAGTAACGATCTTTGCTCCCAATGACAACGCGTTTTCGGGGCTTAAAGCGGGGACTCTCAACACGTTGAGAGATGAACAGAAAGTTGAGTTAATGAAATTTCATGTGATTCCAGGATTTTTATCGGCTTCTCAGTTTCAGACAGTGACTAATCCTGTGAGGACACAAGCGGGAAGTGGTGACAGGGTGTCGCTAAATGTTACTACTGTCGGGAATTTCATCAATATAACAACTGGATTGACAAATGCAAGCATTGTAGGAACTGTTTACACAGACAATCAACTTGCTATTTATCAGGTTGATAAGGTTTTACTTCCTGTGGATGTTTTTACTCCTAAGCCTCCAGCTCCGGCTCCGGCTCCGGGGCCGGCACAGGAAAAGCCGGCGAAAGATAAAAGTACTCCTTCTGTGGATAGTCCTGCTGCTTCTAAAGACGTGTCTGGCGCAGTAAGTGTTAATAAGAATTGggtgtttgttgttgttgttttggtGGCTGGAATTTTCTAA